The bacterium genome includes a region encoding these proteins:
- a CDS encoding 3-hydroxyacyl-CoA dehydrogenase family protein, whose amino-acid sequence MSVTSKIPSGVELRKLLSSRSIERVVILGANGTMGYGSGALFTQAVPHVTFLARSKAKADEGLAEAISQVRSPTVASRVETGDYDSDLDAAVSKADLIFEALTEDFAIKKQMFDRVEKVRRDDSIIATVTSGLSINELCEGRNDSFRRNFLGLHFFNPPNVIVGTELIAGSDTDPALVDFIDAFARLRLGREMIRTSDTPAFAGNRVGFKVLNEAAQLAEQISPLLVDKIVGPYTGRAMTPLATIDLVGWDIHRAIVDNVFEKTDDEAHATLELPAYMAKLMEQGVLGNKTGGGFFKKDGKTRLVLDPATGNYQAEADVKLPKMEYVDDIAHLYGQARYREGMQLFLGAEGDEAELARKVIAGYVSYAFHRVGEATETLDGIDRIMGTGFNWAPPGVLVDTMGARAAVNMIEKAGLPVPDALTEAVKNGREDGFFDAPHINTGKFFVAG is encoded by the coding sequence ATGTCTGTTACCAGCAAGATCCCCAGCGGGGTGGAACTGCGAAAGCTCCTCTCGAGTCGAAGCATCGAGCGCGTCGTCATCCTGGGTGCCAACGGAACGATGGGCTACGGCAGCGGCGCCCTGTTCACTCAAGCCGTACCGCACGTCACCTTTCTGGCGCGCAGCAAGGCCAAAGCGGACGAGGGACTCGCGGAGGCCATCAGCCAGGTGCGCTCGCCCACGGTGGCCTCGCGCGTGGAGACCGGCGATTACGACAGCGATCTGGATGCGGCCGTCTCCAAGGCCGATCTGATCTTCGAAGCTCTGACCGAGGACTTTGCGATCAAGAAGCAGATGTTCGACCGGGTCGAAAAGGTGCGCCGCGATGACTCGATCATCGCCACCGTGACTTCGGGACTGTCGATCAACGAACTCTGCGAAGGCCGAAACGATTCCTTCCGCAGAAATTTCCTCGGACTGCACTTCTTCAATCCACCCAACGTCATCGTGGGTACGGAACTGATCGCGGGAAGCGATACAGATCCCGCCCTGGTCGACTTCATCGATGCCTTCGCGCGCTTGCGACTGGGTCGCGAGATGATCCGCACGTCCGACACACCGGCCTTTGCGGGCAATCGCGTCGGTTTCAAGGTACTCAACGAGGCCGCGCAACTGGCCGAGCAGATCAGTCCGTTGCTGGTCGACAAGATCGTCGGTCCTTACACGGGCCGGGCGATGACGCCGCTGGCCACCATCGATCTGGTGGGCTGGGACATTCATCGCGCGATCGTCGACAACGTATTCGAGAAGACCGACGACGAAGCTCACGCAACGCTCGAACTGCCCGCCTACATGGCCAAGCTCATGGAGCAGGGAGTTCTGGGCAACAAGACGGGTGGAGGCTTCTTCAAGAAAGACGGCAAGACGCGCCTGGTGCTCGATCCAGCCACGGGAAACTACCAGGCCGAGGCCGACGTCAAACTACCGAAGATGGAGTACGTCGATGACATCGCCCATCTCTACGGGCAGGCGCGTTATCGGGAGGGCATGCAGCTCTTTCTGGGCGCCGAAGGCGACGAGGCAGAGCTCGCACGCAAGGTGATCGCGGGTTATGTCAGCTACGCCTTCCACCGGGTCGGCGAAGCCACCGAGACCCTCGATGGCATCGACCGGATCATGGGTACGGGTTTCAACTGGGCGCCGCCGGGTGTGCTGGTCGACACCATGGGCGCACGCGCGGCCGTGAACATGATCGAAAAGGCCGGATTGCCGGTGCCCGACGCTCTGACCGAAGCGGTCAAGAACGGCCGGGAAGACGGTTTCTTCGACGCTCCTCACATCAACACTGGCAAGTTCTTCGTCGCGGGCTGA
- a CDS encoding TonB-dependent receptor: MSQLTKFGSCRTSPVWLGLLVISIALAGSSLSRTAFAADDDSVDVLALSLEDLVNMTVTTVSKKTQRLIDSASAVYVISAEDIRRSGMTSVPELLRLVPGINVARFSSSTWGVASRGASRPLKNDLLVMVDGRSVYTPLFGGTYWDIQSVTLEDIDRIEVIRGPGGTVWGANAVSGVINIIRKSASVSDSNFVSYAAGNEDRMTTSLRVHRKVGDAQMRVSGNFLTRDESHSPVRGDAGDGWRQGMMSYAMDWDTSSRDRVTLQGDWYSGKPNLRTRVDTATSIYTNTGQTEGNYENSTRGGNVLGRWTRKFSESASTQFQFYWDRRTREGAKLKEDRHTYDVDFQNDFLLGESHAITWGTGARLMLDDLETSINALFIPNSNEEVVYNGFIQDEVSLIPDELKLTLGTKTEWNSYTGWEFSPSLRMLWAPTETQQFWGAISRTVRTPSRAARELSILIAGVVANPFGPPAYLPMTVAGRKNQSSEYTFSYELGYRTQPIPSLSFDLATFYNVLENGSSFAASPTNPAALSFDNTAELHFYGGELAAQWQARRWARLKGSYTFFRTGRQNYTDAAPAHKFQIQSYVDLPWDLELDSWLSYYGRTDSPTTTDTDMDSRWRLDVRLGWKPMEQLELSLVGQNLLHDEVEELDSFTESGGTGAMEVERSFYAKATWRF, translated from the coding sequence GTGTCGCAGTTGACAAAATTTGGCTCGTGTCGGACGTCACCCGTCTGGCTCGGTCTACTCGTCATCTCGATCGCCCTTGCAGGTTCATCGCTTTCTCGGACTGCATTTGCTGCAGATGATGACTCCGTCGATGTCCTGGCGCTATCGCTGGAAGATCTGGTCAACATGACCGTGACCACCGTCTCCAAGAAGACACAGCGCTTGATCGATTCCGCTTCTGCGGTCTATGTGATTTCTGCAGAAGACATCCGCCGCAGCGGAATGACCAGCGTACCCGAGCTTCTCCGGCTCGTTCCCGGGATCAATGTGGCGCGCTTCTCGTCCAGTACCTGGGGTGTGGCCTCTCGCGGTGCGAGTCGACCGCTCAAGAACGATCTCCTGGTCATGGTTGACGGTCGCAGCGTCTACACTCCGCTCTTTGGCGGAACCTACTGGGACATCCAGAGCGTCACCCTCGAAGACATCGATCGGATCGAGGTCATCCGCGGTCCGGGTGGAACGGTCTGGGGCGCGAATGCCGTGAGCGGCGTCATCAATATCATCCGCAAGAGCGCGAGCGTCTCCGATTCCAATTTCGTCAGCTACGCCGCAGGAAACGAAGACCGGATGACGACCAGCTTGCGCGTCCATCGGAAAGTCGGGGACGCGCAGATGCGTGTCTCGGGGAACTTTCTGACCAGAGATGAATCGCATAGTCCTGTCCGAGGAGATGCGGGGGATGGCTGGCGTCAGGGAATGATGAGCTACGCGATGGATTGGGACACATCGAGTCGCGATCGAGTCACCCTTCAGGGAGACTGGTATTCCGGAAAACCCAATCTGCGCACTCGCGTCGATACGGCTACCAGCATCTACACAAATACCGGGCAGACCGAGGGCAACTACGAGAACTCGACCCGCGGAGGCAATGTCCTGGGCCGCTGGACCCGGAAGTTCTCGGAGTCGGCTTCGACGCAGTTCCAGTTCTACTGGGATCGACGAACTCGTGAAGGCGCGAAGCTGAAAGAAGACCGCCACACATACGACGTGGACTTTCAGAACGACTTCCTTCTCGGTGAGTCGCACGCGATCACCTGGGGTACGGGCGCGCGTCTGATGCTCGACGATCTCGAAACTTCGATCAATGCGCTTTTCATTCCGAACAGCAATGAAGAAGTGGTCTACAACGGCTTCATTCAGGATGAAGTCTCTCTGATTCCGGACGAACTCAAGCTGACTCTAGGCACGAAGACCGAGTGGAATAGTTACACCGGATGGGAATTCTCTCCCAGTCTCCGAATGCTCTGGGCGCCGACTGAAACGCAGCAATTCTGGGGGGCGATCTCGCGCACCGTTCGCACGCCCTCTCGGGCTGCGCGCGAACTCAGTATCCTGATTGCTGGGGTGGTGGCCAATCCGTTCGGGCCACCCGCATACCTGCCGATGACGGTCGCAGGGCGGAAGAACCAGAGTTCTGAATACACCTTCTCCTATGAACTCGGTTATCGTACCCAGCCGATTCCTTCCCTCTCCTTCGATCTTGCGACCTTCTACAACGTGCTGGAGAACGGGAGTTCCTTTGCGGCGTCGCCGACGAACCCCGCCGCGCTTTCTTTCGACAATACGGCAGAACTCCACTTCTACGGTGGAGAACTGGCGGCCCAGTGGCAGGCGCGACGATGGGCGCGGCTGAAGGGTAGCTACACGTTCTTCCGCACCGGTCGCCAGAACTACACCGATGCGGCGCCAGCGCACAAGTTCCAGATCCAGTCTTACGTGGACTTGCCCTGGGACCTGGAACTGGACTCCTGGCTCTCCTATTACGGCCGCACCGACAGTCCTACGACTACGGATACGGACATGGACAGCCGATGGCGTCTCGACGTGAGGCTGGGCTGGAAACCGATGGAGCAACTCGAACTGAGCCTGGTCGGCCAGAACCTCCTGCACGACGAAGTCGAGGAACTCGATAGCTTCACTGAATCCGGCGGCACAGGTGCAATGGAGGTCGAGCGCTCCTTCTACGCAAAGGCCACCTGGCGTTTCTAG
- a CDS encoding cyclase family protein, which produces MKRIFPALVLVAACNWPGSSLAEDSWYPSRYGADDTLGAINNLSPEGVLAAAKLVKTGKTYALGVETGRDTPAFGSRSFELFAVAAGDGSGASSGANKGTFNDDWMLTWLGIGTQIDGLGHLGIDHRYYNGVHISEFWRPDGLIKFGTHELPPIVTRGVLLDIAGFLGKTRLEAGRAINVAEITGAAQKQGVELRKGDVVILNTGWQALAKTDPERFLAGEPGLGEKGAEYLAAKNVVAVGADTWGLDVSPGESEERVFPVHQILLAKNGVYILENIRTEQLLADRAWEFLFVLGQPRFVGAVQMVINPVAIR; this is translated from the coding sequence ATGAAGCGCATTTTCCCCGCTCTCGTCCTCGTCGCAGCCTGCAACTGGCCCGGATCGAGCCTCGCAGAAGACTCCTGGTACCCGTCCAGATACGGCGCGGATGACACCCTGGGAGCGATCAACAATCTCTCGCCGGAAGGTGTGCTCGCTGCGGCCAAGCTGGTCAAGACCGGCAAGACCTACGCTCTGGGGGTAGAAACCGGCCGCGATACGCCCGCCTTCGGCAGCCGTTCATTCGAACTTTTCGCGGTCGCCGCCGGCGACGGATCCGGCGCTTCTTCAGGGGCGAACAAGGGAACCTTCAACGATGACTGGATGCTCACCTGGTTGGGCATCGGCACCCAGATCGACGGACTCGGCCACCTGGGAATCGATCACCGCTACTACAACGGCGTACACATCTCCGAGTTCTGGCGTCCCGACGGATTGATCAAGTTCGGCACACACGAGTTGCCACCGATCGTAACGCGGGGCGTTCTGCTCGACATCGCTGGATTCCTGGGAAAAACACGACTCGAAGCGGGCCGCGCGATCAACGTGGCCGAAATCACAGGAGCGGCGCAGAAGCAGGGCGTGGAGTTGCGCAAGGGCGACGTGGTCATCCTGAACACGGGCTGGCAGGCGCTGGCGAAGACGGATCCCGAGCGCTTTCTGGCGGGCGAACCCGGACTTGGAGAAAAGGGCGCGGAATATCTCGCTGCCAAGAACGTGGTCGCAGTCGGCGCCGACACCTGGGGCCTGGACGTGTCTCCCGGCGAGTCTGAAGAACGCGTGTTTCCCGTACACCAGATCCTGTTGGCGAAAAACGGTGTCTACATCCTCGAGAACATCCGCACCGAGCAGTTGCTCGCCGATCGCGCCTGGGAATTCCTGTTCGTACTGGGGCAACCGCGCTTTGTCGGAGCCGTGCAGATGGTGATCAATCCCGTGGCCATCCGCTGA
- a CDS encoding glutathione S-transferase family protein, which produces MKLYTYSGAPNPRRVHIYLAEKDIDVPFEQVDIVKRENRRPEFIEKVNVMGGVPVLELDDGTHIAESLSICRYLEALHPDPTLFGLDPVDRARIDMWLRRIEFNFMNPLSLVWVHGSPMTAKIVSKQIEEVAEQNREIVRRYFGFLNDQLATRAYIAGPAYTMADIVALTTFDFAGQLNGLKPEASHSNVERWYERVSSRPSASA; this is translated from the coding sequence ATGAAGCTCTATACCTATTCGGGGGCCCCGAACCCGCGACGCGTGCACATCTATCTGGCCGAGAAGGACATCGACGTGCCCTTTGAGCAGGTCGATATCGTGAAACGGGAAAACCGCCGGCCCGAATTCATCGAAAAGGTGAACGTGATGGGCGGGGTACCGGTACTCGAACTCGACGACGGCACTCATATCGCCGAGTCCCTGTCGATCTGCCGCTACCTCGAGGCCTTGCATCCCGACCCGACTCTTTTCGGGCTCGACCCTGTCGATCGGGCCAGAATCGACATGTGGCTGCGGCGCATCGAGTTCAATTTCATGAATCCGCTCAGCCTGGTCTGGGTCCACGGCAGCCCGATGACCGCCAAGATCGTTTCGAAACAGATCGAGGAGGTCGCGGAACAGAACCGAGAAATCGTGCGGCGCTACTTCGGCTTCCTCAATGACCAGCTGGCCACTCGTGCGTATATCGCCGGTCCCGCGTACACCATGGCCGACATCGTGGCCCTCACGACTTTCGATTTCGCAGGGCAACTGAACGGGCTCAAACCCGAGGCGTCACATTCAAACGTCGAGCGCTGGTACGAACGCGTATCGAGTCGACCGAGTGCCTCGGCCTGA
- a CDS encoding thiolase domain-containing protein (Catalyzes the synthesis of acetoacetyl coenzyme A from two molecules of acetyl coenzyme A. It can also act as a thiolase, catalyzing the reverse reaction and generating two-carbon units from the four-carbon product of fatty acid oxidation) codes for MAATPEVYVLGGYQTDFARNWTKEQKHFSALMRESVLGGLQSCEIAPEEVQSAHVGNFAAELYCMQGHLGAFFTEVDPAFSGLPTSRHEAACASGSIALLAASAEIEAGRYDLQAVVGIEQMKTVSASEGGAFLGTAAWYAEEADGIEFPFPKLFGRLGDEYDARYGLKDEHLAELSKINYANAKLNPNAQTRTWYMNKEHALCRTDDNAAVGGRIRIADCSQVTDGAVCVFLASREYAERYAKGRGLKLSQIPRIKGWGHNTARLRFSDKVAESRGNEFVLPHVRSTVVSAMERAGIADVNGIDGIETHDCFTTSEYMAIDHFGITKPGESWKAIEAGWLEIDGKHPINPSGGLIGAGHPVGATGTRQLLDAYLQVTGQAGAYQVEGAKNFQTLNIGGSGTTSCSFVVGV; via the coding sequence ATGGCAGCGACTCCAGAGGTCTACGTACTCGGTGGCTATCAGACGGATTTCGCGCGCAACTGGACCAAGGAGCAGAAGCACTTCTCCGCGCTCATGCGCGAGAGCGTGCTCGGTGGGCTGCAGAGTTGCGAGATCGCTCCGGAAGAAGTCCAGAGCGCACATGTGGGCAACTTCGCCGCTGAGCTCTACTGCATGCAGGGCCATCTGGGGGCGTTCTTCACGGAAGTCGATCCCGCTTTCTCCGGACTTCCGACCAGTCGCCACGAAGCGGCCTGTGCTTCGGGTAGCATCGCTCTCCTGGCTGCGTCCGCCGAGATCGAGGCGGGTCGTTACGACCTGCAGGCGGTTGTCGGCATCGAACAGATGAAGACGGTTTCGGCCTCCGAGGGAGGGGCCTTCCTGGGTACCGCTGCCTGGTACGCAGAAGAAGCCGACGGCATCGAGTTTCCGTTCCCGAAGCTCTTCGGCCGCCTCGGCGACGAATACGACGCGCGCTACGGACTCAAGGACGAGCATCTGGCGGAGCTGTCCAAGATCAACTACGCGAACGCCAAGCTGAATCCGAACGCCCAGACGCGCACCTGGTACATGAACAAGGAGCACGCGCTGTGTCGAACTGACGACAACGCGGCGGTTGGCGGTCGCATCCGCATCGCGGATTGCTCACAGGTCACCGACGGCGCGGTTTGCGTCTTCCTGGCCTCTCGCGAATACGCCGAGCGCTACGCCAAGGGTCGGGGTCTGAAGCTCTCCCAGATCCCACGCATCAAGGGCTGGGGCCACAACACAGCGCGCCTGCGTTTCAGCGACAAGGTCGCCGAGAGTCGGGGCAACGAATTCGTTCTGCCGCATGTGCGCAGCACCGTGGTTTCGGCCATGGAGCGCGCCGGTATTGCGGATGTGAATGGCATCGATGGCATCGAGACGCACGATTGCTTCACGACTTCGGAGTACATGGCGATCGATCACTTCGGCATCACCAAGCCCGGTGAAAGCTGGAAGGCGATCGAAGCGGGCTGGCTGGAGATCGACGGCAAGCATCCGATCAATCCCAGCGGCGGACTGATTGGCGCGGGCCACCCCGTGGGCGCAACCGGGACTCGTCAGTTGCTCGATGCCTATCTGCAGGTGACCGGTCAGGCCGGCGCCTACCAGGTAGAGGGAGCCAAGAACTTCCAGACCCTGAACATCGGCGGGAGTGGCACCACGAGTTGTAGTTTCGTCGTCGGGGTGTAG
- a CDS encoding glycosyltransferase family 4 protein yields the protein MLHFLLGFREHFDELVFIARVFPEIDAEDMPYEVPEDGVRVVALPPYPRIHNLYLQPWRYWGSIERALRATLPQLDAVWLNFGHPVSHRALALASRTPHLKPFAVLRGNYDRDAGLRAPGPAFVRRAASAVMLTQLRAFAKRARKMNVPCFTYGQQLVDRLREFGLEAIPLIDSVIHERVLEQEVSPHPNYAADLLVVSRLAPEKGVDVLLRALPKIEVDGRPAILRIVGSGESEAELRQLASQLGLEQRVIFDGHVSVGEELFARYASARLLVIPSHTEGVPKTAFEAMAFGRPVLATAVGGLPEILGEEEDRGRLIPAGDPALMAHAANELLADPERLERMGTSARSFAREITLERQVCKIVAAARLDSQD from the coding sequence ATGCTTCACTTCCTACTCGGTTTCCGAGAGCACTTCGACGAACTGGTTTTCATCGCCCGCGTGTTCCCGGAGATCGATGCAGAGGACATGCCCTACGAAGTCCCGGAAGACGGGGTCCGCGTCGTCGCTCTCCCGCCCTACCCGCGCATCCACAATCTCTATCTTCAGCCGTGGCGTTACTGGGGATCGATCGAAAGAGCCCTGCGTGCGACGCTTCCGCAACTGGACGCCGTCTGGCTGAACTTCGGGCATCCCGTGAGTCACCGCGCGCTCGCACTGGCTTCACGCACACCGCATTTGAAGCCCTTCGCGGTTCTGCGCGGCAACTACGATCGGGATGCAGGTCTGCGAGCACCGGGACCGGCGTTTGTAAGGCGAGCTGCGAGCGCAGTCATGCTGACCCAGTTGCGCGCTTTCGCGAAACGCGCCCGCAAGATGAACGTTCCCTGCTTCACCTACGGCCAGCAACTGGTCGACCGTCTGCGCGAATTCGGACTCGAAGCCATTCCCCTGATTGATAGCGTGATCCACGAACGCGTACTCGAACAGGAAGTCAGCCCGCACCCGAACTACGCGGCCGATCTTCTGGTCGTGAGTCGCCTGGCTCCCGAGAAGGGTGTCGATGTGCTGCTGCGAGCGCTGCCGAAGATCGAGGTCGACGGGCGCCCCGCCATCTTGCGGATCGTGGGCTCGGGAGAATCAGAGGCGGAGCTACGCCAACTCGCAAGCCAACTCGGGCTTGAGCAAAGGGTGATCTTTGACGGACATGTATCTGTTGGAGAAGAGCTTTTTGCACGCTACGCAAGCGCTCGCCTACTCGTGATCCCGTCGCACACGGAGGGCGTTCCCAAGACTGCATTTGAAGCCATGGCTTTCGGACGGCCCGTGCTTGCGACCGCGGTCGGTGGCCTGCCTGAAATCCTGGGAGAAGAAGAAGACCGAGGGCGACTGATTCCGGCGGGCGACCCCGCTTTGATGGCGCACGCCGCCAACGAACTCCTGGCCGATCCCGAAAGGCTAGAGCGCATGGGTACGAGCGCGCGCTCCTTCGCCCGTGAGATCACGCTCGAACGCCAGGTATGCAAGATCGTGGCTGCGGCGCGACTGGATTCGCAAGACTGA
- a CDS encoding adenylate/guanylate cyclase domain-containing protein: protein MSSETIERRLAAVLSADIVGYSRLMADDEDATVNTLRSRRDLVSQLIPDHRGRLVDFTGDNFLAEFPSAIDALRCALEIQANTAELNEVLPEARRMRFRIGAHLGDLRSEGERIFGEGVNIAARLEALAEPDGICVSSAIRDQVRNKLDLEFTDLGPRDLKNIPEPVHAFAVGAIEGEGSRPRAGTRRFLWVAAGVFLVVGLLLTWVYRGVSPALEFAALAPPSNPALPSEPSIIVLPFDNLSDDPEQEYFSDGITEDLTTDLSQIPRLFVIARNSAFTYKGKPIDVVQVGREMGVRYVLEGSVRKAEDTVRITAQLIDAGTGFHVWSARYDRKIAGLFALQSEISEEILAALSVELQEAEIRRMRSTRPNEVSAYDAFTRGFASFLRFRHAGHEDAARWFERAIEIEPDYARAHAFLGLATMHGYTLGWSMDVDALERAEALAQRAFQINPRQLETQYLLTQLNLARGRPGRGLEAARKGVQLAPRDNTAIFLLGLSLVAAEGDLKKGGSLIREALRRNPRPPASWWTTLASTRYLTGRREEAVAIWERSRGANPDEIHVRIALAWHYATNGARERASEIVREIRVVNPELTPERARDLIAPIGTPMRSEELLEALQRAFALSS from the coding sequence GTGAGTAGCGAAACGATCGAACGGCGTCTGGCGGCGGTCCTCTCGGCGGATATCGTCGGCTATAGCCGGCTGATGGCCGACGATGAAGACGCAACCGTGAATACGCTGCGCTCGCGCCGCGATCTGGTTTCTCAGCTCATCCCCGATCACCGCGGGCGTTTGGTCGATTTCACCGGCGACAACTTCCTGGCGGAGTTTCCCTCTGCGATCGATGCCCTGCGCTGCGCGCTCGAAATCCAGGCCAACACCGCAGAACTGAACGAAGTCCTGCCCGAAGCACGCCGGATGCGCTTCCGCATCGGCGCCCACCTGGGAGATCTGCGTTCCGAAGGTGAGCGCATCTTCGGTGAAGGCGTGAACATCGCCGCGCGCCTGGAGGCGCTAGCGGAACCCGATGGGATCTGTGTCTCGTCGGCGATTCGAGATCAGGTGCGAAACAAGCTGGATCTGGAGTTCACCGATCTCGGACCGCGAGACTTGAAGAACATCCCGGAGCCGGTTCACGCATTCGCCGTGGGAGCGATCGAGGGGGAGGGGTCGAGACCTCGAGCGGGTACGAGGCGTTTCCTGTGGGTGGCCGCCGGTGTGTTCCTTGTGGTCGGACTGCTTCTGACCTGGGTCTATCGCGGTGTCTCGCCTGCGCTGGAGTTCGCAGCACTCGCGCCCCCTTCCAATCCGGCTCTTCCGTCCGAGCCCTCGATCATCGTCCTGCCATTCGACAATCTCAGTGATGATCCCGAGCAGGAGTACTTCAGTGACGGGATTACCGAGGATCTCACGACGGACCTGTCACAGATCCCGCGCCTGTTCGTAATCGCGCGCAACTCGGCGTTCACCTACAAGGGCAAACCCATCGACGTCGTGCAGGTCGGTCGCGAGATGGGCGTGCGCTATGTGCTCGAAGGCAGTGTGCGCAAAGCTGAAGATACCGTTCGCATCACCGCACAGTTGATCGATGCGGGCACGGGGTTTCACGTCTGGAGCGCCCGTTACGATCGAAAGATCGCGGGTCTTTTCGCCCTTCAGAGTGAGATCTCAGAAGAGATCCTCGCCGCTCTGAGCGTCGAGTTGCAGGAGGCGGAGATTCGGCGCATGCGCAGCACGCGCCCCAATGAGGTCAGTGCCTACGATGCCTTCACGCGCGGATTTGCCAGCTTTCTTCGCTTCAGGCATGCGGGGCACGAGGATGCAGCGCGCTGGTTCGAGCGCGCCATCGAGATCGAACCGGACTACGCAAGGGCGCACGCATTTCTCGGCCTGGCAACCATGCACGGGTACACGCTGGGTTGGAGCATGGACGTGGACGCGCTGGAACGCGCGGAAGCACTCGCTCAGAGAGCTTTCCAGATCAATCCGCGCCAATTGGAGACCCAGTACCTGCTGACACAACTCAATCTGGCGCGCGGCCGACCGGGGAGAGGGCTGGAAGCGGCGCGCAAGGGCGTCCAACTGGCTCCGAGAGACAACACCGCCATCTTCCTTCTGGGGTTGTCCTTGGTTGCCGCGGAAGGTGATTTGAAAAAGGGCGGAAGCTTGATTCGCGAAGCGCTGCGTCGCAATCCACGGCCGCCGGCCTCGTGGTGGACAACGCTCGCGAGCACTCGTTATCTGACGGGGCGCCGGGAAGAAGCCGTGGCGATCTGGGAGCGATCGCGCGGTGCGAATCCCGATGAGATCCACGTCCGCATCGCGCTGGCCTGGCACTACGCGACGAACGGCGCGCGGGAACGAGCCAGCGAGATCGTTCGCGAGATACGCGTCGTAAACCCGGAACTCACGCCGGAGCGCGCACGCGACTTGATCGCGCCGATAGGCACTCCGATGCGTTCAGAGGAGCTTCTGGAGGCCCTCCAGCGCGCCTTCGCATTGTCTTCTTGA